ATCCGGGCGCCGCCGGCGCCGCAGCAGAAGCCGCGGTCCTTGTGCCGGTGCATCTCCTGGGTCTTGACGCCGGGGACGGTCGCCATGATGTCGCGCGGCTGCTTGTAGACCTTGTTGTGGCGGCCCAGGAAGCAGGGGTCGTGGTAGGTGATGTTCTCCTCGATCGGGGTGACCGGGGTGAGCTTGCCCTCCTCGACCAGGTGCGCGAGCAGCTGGGTGTGGTGGACGACCTCGTAGTTCCCGCCGATCTGCGGGTACTCGTTGGCCAGGGTGTTGAAGCAGTGCGGGCAGGTCGCGACGATCTTCTTGACGCCCGCGTCGTTGAGGGTCTCGACGTTCTGCTGGCCGAGCATCTGGAAGACGAACTCCATGCCCAGGCGGCGGGCCGGGTCACCGGTGCAGGCCTCCATCGGGCCGAGCACGGCGAACTTGACGCCCGCGATGTGCAGCAGCTCGGCGACGGCCTTGGTGGTCTTCTTGGCCCGGTCCTCCAGGGCGCCGGCGCAGCCGACCCAGAAGAGGTACTCGGTGTCCTCGGGCATCTTGTCGTCGACGACCTCGACCTCGAAGTCGAGCTCCTCGATCCACTCGAGGCGCTTCATCTCGGACATGCCCCACGGGTTGCCCTTGTTCTCGAGGTTCTTCAGCATGACGCCGGCCTCGGACGGGAACGAGGACTCGATCATCACCTGGAAGCGGCGCATGTCCAGGATGTGGTCGATGTGCTCGATGTCGACGGGGCACTGCTCGACGCACGCGCCGCAGTTGGTGCACGACCACAGGACGTCCGGGTGGATGACGCCGTCGTCGGCGACGAGCTCCTTGTCGACCTGCATGGCGAGCTTCTGCTCGTCGGTGAACTTCTCGCGCTCCTCCTCGGAGGCGAGCATGTAGGGCGCCTTGGCCAGGGCGTGGTCGCGCAGCTCCAGGATGACCATCTTGGGCGACAGCGGCTTGCCGGTGTTCCAGGCGGGGCACTGCGACTGGCAGCGACCGCACTCGGTGCAGGTCGCCATGTCGAGGAAGCCCTTCCAGGTGAAGTCCTCGATCTTGCCGCGGCCGAAGACGTCCTCGTCGGGGTCGGCCTCCTCGAAGTCGAGCGGCTTGCCGCCCGACATCATCGGCTGCGCGGCGCCCAGGCCGTCCGGGCGGCGCTTGAACATGACGTTCAGCGGCGCCAGGAAGATGTGCAGGTGCTTGGAGTTGACGACGAACACCAGGAACACGAACGCGACGCCGAGGTGCAGCAGCAGGCCGACGGCCTCGAGCACGTGGAGGGTGTCGTCGGACATGCCCTCGAACAGGTTCCCGGTCAGGTGGGAGAAGTACGCGGCGCCGCTGTAGCCGAAGTTGTCGCGCGCGACCTCGACGCCCCGGAAGAAGAACATCGTCCAGATCACGTTGAAGATCATGAACAGCGTGATCCACGCGCCGGACAGGTGCGAGCCGGAGAACCGGGACTTACGGCCGATCCGCTTCGGCGAGTTCTTGAACCGGATCGCGGTGAACACGGCCAGGCCCAGGAAGCAGGCGAGGGCGATGGTGTCCTGGACGAACCCGATCGGGCCCCACGTCTGCAGGAACGGGATGTGCGCCTCGAGCCCGAACAGCAGCTGGACGGCCGCTTCGAGGTAGACGGTGGCGAGCAGGAAGAACGCCCACATGACCGCGAAGTGCGCGGCGCCGGCGATCGTCCACTTCAGCAGCTTGCGCTGCCCGAGGACCTCGACGGCCTGGCCCTCGACGGCCTTCTTGGGCTCCCGCTTGACCTGCAGTGTCCGCTCGGGGTCGGGCTGCCCGACCTTGGCGGTCTTGTACAGGAACAGCACTCGCCGCCCCGCGAGCGCCAACGTGACCGCCAGTCCGGCGAGCCCGATGATCAACGTGATCCAGTACACTGTTCCGTCCTCCTGGGTACGGGCGATGGCAGTCAGCGTAGGGCTCGTGACAGACTGCGCCTCACTCGGGTCCCGAATACTACTCGGTAGTAGCTTATGCGTTCCACACGCAGGTCGGCACCGTCGCAGACCAGGACGGAGCGTACCCGTC
The nucleotide sequence above comes from Actinomadura algeriensis. Encoded proteins:
- a CDS encoding (Fe-S)-binding protein, with product MYWITLIIGLAGLAVTLALAGRRVLFLYKTAKVGQPDPERTLQVKREPKKAVEGQAVEVLGQRKLLKWTIAGAAHFAVMWAFFLLATVYLEAAVQLLFGLEAHIPFLQTWGPIGFVQDTIALACFLGLAVFTAIRFKNSPKRIGRKSRFSGSHLSGAWITLFMIFNVIWTMFFFRGVEVARDNFGYSGAAYFSHLTGNLFEGMSDDTLHVLEAVGLLLHLGVAFVFLVFVVNSKHLHIFLAPLNVMFKRRPDGLGAAQPMMSGGKPLDFEEADPDEDVFGRGKIEDFTWKGFLDMATCTECGRCQSQCPAWNTGKPLSPKMVILELRDHALAKAPYMLASEEEREKFTDEQKLAMQVDKELVADDGVIHPDVLWSCTNCGACVEQCPVDIEHIDHILDMRRFQVMIESSFPSEAGVMLKNLENKGNPWGMSEMKRLEWIEELDFEVEVVDDKMPEDTEYLFWVGCAGALEDRAKKTTKAVAELLHIAGVKFAVLGPMEACTGDPARRLGMEFVFQMLGQQNVETLNDAGVKKIVATCPHCFNTLANEYPQIGGNYEVVHHTQLLAHLVEEGKLTPVTPIEENITYHDPCFLGRHNKVYKQPRDIMATVPGVKTQEMHRHKDRGFCCGAGGARMWMEERIGKRINTERVDEALETNPDTVSTACPFCLVMLGDAINEKKNSGDAKETLEVVDVSQLLIRSIKGEGTAPQEKEPVAAE